One Mycobacterium kubicae genomic window carries:
- a CDS encoding thioesterase II family protein gives MPRTLGWIRQFHKPDSPDNPPLLVFPHAGAGASAYRHFSKALSKNFNVIVFQYPGRQDRAAEAPLATLPEIAEGAFSEFVHSEHNRGVPIVTFGHSMGGWVAFEFVRLAESNGVAVRRLNVSASVAPSNATAKPPHPKTDDDILNYLAALEGTDSDVFANRELMRLALPVIKADYHASDVYFRDEDVKVTTSILAIGGDQDPIVTLGDLYGWGKHTGEVEVTMFDGGHFYLNEHLDAVAELIASGAQCEQSA, from the coding sequence ATGCCACGCACACTGGGGTGGATCAGGCAATTCCACAAACCGGACTCGCCCGACAACCCTCCACTGCTGGTCTTTCCCCATGCCGGCGCCGGCGCATCTGCCTACCGCCACTTCTCCAAGGCGCTGAGCAAGAACTTCAACGTCATCGTCTTCCAGTACCCCGGTCGCCAAGACCGGGCCGCGGAGGCACCATTGGCGACCCTCCCCGAGATTGCTGAAGGGGCATTCAGCGAGTTCGTGCACTCGGAACACAACCGCGGGGTCCCCATCGTCACCTTCGGACACAGCATGGGCGGCTGGGTAGCCTTCGAGTTCGTTCGTCTCGCCGAGAGCAACGGCGTGGCGGTGCGGCGCCTCAACGTCTCGGCGTCCGTCGCACCCAGCAATGCAACGGCCAAACCACCGCACCCGAAAACCGACGACGACATCCTTAATTACCTCGCGGCGCTGGAAGGCACCGACTCCGATGTGTTCGCCAACCGGGAACTCATGAGACTGGCTCTCCCGGTCATCAAGGCCGACTACCACGCTTCGGACGTGTATTTCCGAGACGAGGACGTCAAGGTCACCACCTCGATTCTGGCAATCGGTGGCGACCAAGATCCCATCGTCACCCTCGGCGACCTCTACGGCTGGGGCAAGCACACCGGCGAAGTCGAGGTCACCATGTTCGACGGCGGGCATTTCTACCTCAACGAACACCTCGACGCGGTCGCGGAGTTGATCGCCTCGGGCGCGCAATGTGAGCAGTCAGCGTGA
- a CDS encoding polyketide synthase: MAVEAPGGIDTPAALWSALSESRELVSPFPRDRGWPVDDLLSRSEQDGWGRVCDAGGFMDSAMEFDPLFFGITHREAVVMHPQQRVAMRIAWKTLENAGINPGAVAGTDGGCFVGMSMTEYGSRTAVADSYTGHRTVGMGQLGGAGRISHCLGLTGPSMAVDSACASSLSALHLAATAVQMGECDWALAGAVCVLGAPTAFFEFARLNALSNDGHCRAYADDASGTLWGEGAGMVLVEHESRAKQLGHRIYGRILAIRTNHNGKGKPILVPRIRAQEELVRKTIDAAQIDPADIGMIEGHGTATLAGDPMELIALFKTYGAGGSEALLGSIKSNAGHAQAASGMLGLIKLLLSGQHGHIPPTLFSDNPTKKLDWDLTGLRLATKLHPWEPKDGVRYGAASSFGAGGANAHAIIAMPASTGE; this comes from the coding sequence ATGGCCGTCGAAGCCCCCGGTGGCATCGACACTCCGGCGGCGCTATGGTCGGCGCTCTCTGAATCCAGAGAGCTGGTCTCGCCCTTCCCGCGCGACCGCGGTTGGCCGGTCGACGACCTGTTGTCCAGGTCGGAGCAAGACGGCTGGGGCCGGGTGTGTGACGCCGGCGGATTCATGGACAGCGCAATGGAATTCGATCCATTGTTTTTCGGCATCACTCATCGTGAGGCCGTCGTCATGCATCCCCAGCAACGAGTCGCGATGCGAATCGCCTGGAAAACGTTGGAAAACGCAGGCATCAATCCCGGCGCGGTAGCGGGCACCGACGGCGGCTGCTTCGTCGGAATGTCGATGACCGAGTACGGCTCGCGCACCGCGGTAGCCGACTCCTACACCGGACACCGAACCGTCGGCATGGGACAACTCGGCGGCGCGGGCCGCATCTCGCACTGCCTGGGCCTGACGGGCCCATCCATGGCCGTCGATTCGGCGTGCGCCTCGTCGTTGTCCGCACTGCACCTAGCCGCAACGGCGGTCCAGATGGGTGAATGTGACTGGGCGCTGGCCGGAGCGGTGTGTGTGTTGGGCGCACCGACAGCGTTCTTCGAATTCGCCAGGCTCAACGCCCTGTCCAACGACGGGCATTGTCGCGCCTACGCCGATGACGCCAGCGGCACCCTGTGGGGGGAAGGCGCGGGAATGGTGCTCGTCGAACACGAATCGCGGGCAAAGCAATTGGGCCACCGCATCTACGGGCGCATTCTGGCGATCCGCACCAACCACAACGGCAAAGGCAAGCCGATCCTGGTACCGCGCATCCGTGCACAAGAGGAGCTGGTCCGCAAGACAATCGATGCCGCACAAATCGATCCGGCAGATATCGGCATGATCGAAGGGCACGGCACCGCGACCCTTGCCGGTGACCCAATGGAATTGATCGCCTTGTTCAAGACCTACGGCGCCGGCGGTTCCGAGGCGCTGCTGGGCTCGATCAAGTCCAACGCCGGTCATGCTCAAGCGGCGTCAGGAATGCTGGGATTGATCAAGTTGCTGCTGTCCGGACAGCACGGCCACATTCCGCCAACGCTGTTCTCCGACAACCCGACCAAGAAGTTGGATTGGGACCTGACCGGCCTGCGCCTGGCTACCAAGTTGCACCCGTGGGAACCGAAAGACGGCGTCCGCTACGGGGCGGCGTCGTCCTTCGGGGCCGGAGGCGCGAATGCGCACGCCATTATCGCCATGCCCGCGAGCACCGGGGAGTAA
- the nbtC gene encoding nocobactin polyketide synthase NbtC, with protein MVPAEAAAVLSYATGHPDVTPQAIGDMLFRTRMARRYRALAMVTDRNELFGALQAIVDNREHPLVIRPTQPASARRLAYVFPGQGSQRPGMGRLFYESVPTFRAEVDRCAEAFRGQLGESPLDYLLNDQLSAQDSARTVQPALFTQMAGLAALWRSFGITPTVTVGHSQGEIAAAYVSGTITLEDAVRVVGIRARAADELGTGDYAMAVVAADRDTCEDLLARCTGWAELSVVNSPTMTGISGDRAAVQGIVDTLTERGTFARVIGVQYPAHTSLINQLAERVRATTQREMQNPKFFDSEVSCVGATLGSPITQDLAVDQYWFWNLRNTVRFDKAIAGALALGIDTFVELAEHPTLQLAIQENVGATTETDSDAAKVVVGTSLRTATNLDELTRNLATLAVQDLEYPWSALGTGIEGHLPLPLLDFPNTRLNETRLWMPYGPASPERAAETAKAPPAAAVPAVAPVAAPVRLLAERWVRLSRRSLVPPRAIGIIDHTGACAQLAEALSAAAGDVGATATVIDSRTRDATTHLDTYVILLPPSEQLNESAAAAEVAAFFGDHTWWLGLTAAVTDCWLVTVGGEAAGPDDASPDLVHAAAAAGFRSVGAKYLGVRFRHLDLPAGSTSHDAAAGILAAVHTAAESELALRKGAIHVKRIVEGDSALAESGAELRAATPPAHVLIVGGTGNLGMQFCAHFAQRGSQRITLVSRSGETAAVTERLRPIRSAAATQINVASCDVADQAAVRQLAQDSQDAPADLIIHAAVQYSGIELEDITRELVDQALAPKVVGISRVLNAFPRTDDCRVVLCSSISATVGGRGVIVYAAANRMLDAMAHRLRAEGLDCTSVQWGHWNVHEDADGSALAALAGTGVIAMRPADAIAAGLTTPFRSNAIVASFDLERARSVLETCGRATLLSQLNAPAVEPAVPTEDAGRAPAPVADTQVSKRLLGLLAGAIGIDSVDKLDPTIPMVAIGLDSLQALELRRRVKLEFDHDLEVADLLGGASIADVLAKLGA; from the coding sequence TTGGTGCCGGCCGAGGCCGCCGCCGTGCTGTCATACGCCACCGGTCACCCGGACGTCACGCCCCAGGCGATCGGCGACATGCTGTTTCGCACCCGCATGGCCCGCCGGTATCGAGCGCTGGCCATGGTGACCGACCGCAACGAACTTTTCGGCGCCCTGCAAGCGATCGTCGACAACCGCGAGCACCCTCTGGTCATCCGACCTACGCAACCCGCCTCGGCCCGCCGGCTCGCTTACGTGTTCCCGGGACAGGGCAGCCAACGACCCGGCATGGGGCGCCTCTTCTACGAATCGGTTCCCACGTTCCGGGCGGAGGTGGACCGCTGCGCCGAGGCATTCCGCGGGCAACTGGGCGAGTCGCCGCTCGATTACCTTCTGAACGACCAGCTTTCGGCACAAGACAGTGCTCGCACCGTGCAGCCTGCCCTATTCACCCAGATGGCCGGGCTGGCCGCGCTGTGGCGTTCTTTTGGCATCACACCGACCGTCACCGTCGGGCACAGCCAAGGAGAGATCGCAGCGGCCTACGTGTCCGGGACCATCACACTCGAGGATGCGGTGCGCGTCGTGGGCATCCGAGCACGTGCGGCCGACGAATTGGGCACTGGTGACTACGCGATGGCAGTGGTCGCCGCCGATCGCGACACCTGCGAAGACCTGCTCGCGCGCTGCACGGGCTGGGCGGAACTGTCGGTCGTCAACTCGCCGACCATGACCGGAATCTCAGGCGATCGGGCAGCCGTGCAAGGCATCGTCGATACGCTCACTGAGCGCGGAACCTTCGCCCGAGTCATCGGTGTGCAATATCCCGCCCACACCAGCTTGATCAACCAGCTCGCCGAGCGCGTGCGGGCAACCACGCAGCGCGAGATGCAGAACCCGAAGTTCTTCGACAGCGAGGTCAGTTGTGTGGGAGCCACTCTCGGCAGCCCCATCACTCAAGACCTGGCGGTCGACCAGTATTGGTTCTGGAACCTGCGCAACACCGTTCGCTTCGACAAGGCGATCGCGGGGGCTCTGGCGCTGGGTATCGACACGTTCGTCGAACTGGCAGAGCATCCGACGCTGCAGTTGGCGATCCAGGAAAACGTCGGTGCGACAACCGAAACCGACAGCGATGCCGCGAAGGTCGTGGTCGGCACGTCGTTGCGGACGGCCACCAATCTCGATGAGCTCACCCGCAACCTCGCGACGCTGGCCGTGCAGGACCTGGAGTACCCCTGGTCCGCGTTAGGGACCGGAATCGAGGGGCACCTGCCGTTGCCGTTGCTCGACTTCCCGAACACCCGGTTGAACGAGACGCGGCTATGGATGCCCTATGGCCCAGCCTCGCCCGAGCGGGCCGCCGAGACCGCGAAAGCCCCACCCGCAGCCGCTGTCCCGGCCGTGGCGCCAGTTGCGGCACCGGTGCGACTTCTTGCCGAGCGGTGGGTCCGTCTGTCGCGTCGTTCGCTGGTGCCGCCGCGCGCGATCGGCATCATCGACCACACCGGGGCCTGCGCACAACTGGCCGAGGCGCTATCGGCCGCGGCCGGTGACGTCGGCGCGACCGCGACCGTCATCGACAGCCGAACACGCGACGCCACAACTCATCTCGACACGTATGTCATCCTGCTGCCGCCCTCAGAGCAGCTTAATGAATCCGCCGCCGCAGCCGAGGTAGCGGCGTTCTTCGGTGACCACACCTGGTGGCTTGGCCTGACCGCCGCCGTGACCGACTGCTGGCTCGTCACGGTGGGCGGAGAAGCGGCCGGGCCCGACGACGCGTCGCCAGATCTCGTGCATGCGGCGGCAGCGGCGGGCTTTCGCAGCGTCGGCGCCAAGTATCTGGGTGTGCGGTTCCGTCACCTCGACCTGCCCGCCGGTTCGACGTCACACGACGCTGCGGCCGGGATACTGGCGGCCGTACACACCGCGGCCGAATCCGAACTCGCGCTGCGCAAGGGCGCCATCCACGTCAAGCGCATCGTCGAGGGAGATAGTGCCCTGGCGGAGTCGGGAGCCGAGCTGCGCGCCGCGACACCGCCTGCCCACGTGCTCATCGTCGGAGGTACCGGGAACCTCGGGATGCAATTCTGCGCCCACTTCGCGCAACGCGGGTCTCAGCGCATCACGCTGGTGTCCCGGTCGGGCGAGACGGCCGCGGTCACCGAGCGGCTAAGGCCCATCCGCTCCGCCGCGGCCACGCAGATCAACGTGGCCAGCTGCGACGTAGCCGATCAAGCGGCGGTCCGCCAATTGGCCCAAGATAGCCAGGACGCGCCCGCAGATTTGATCATCCATGCCGCGGTGCAGTATTCGGGCATCGAGCTCGAAGACATCACCCGCGAGCTCGTCGATCAGGCTTTGGCGCCCAAGGTGGTGGGAATCTCCCGGGTGCTCAACGCTTTCCCGCGCACCGACGACTGCCGGGTGGTCCTGTGTTCCTCCATCTCGGCGACGGTCGGCGGTCGTGGCGTCATTGTCTACGCCGCAGCCAACCGAATGCTCGACGCCATGGCGCACCGGCTGCGGGCCGAAGGGCTGGACTGCACTTCGGTGCAGTGGGGGCACTGGAACGTCCATGAGGACGCCGACGGCTCTGCGCTGGCAGCGCTGGCCGGTACCGGTGTCATCGCCATGCGCCCCGCCGACGCGATCGCCGCCGGGTTGACAACACCGTTTCGCAGCAATGCCATTGTCGCGTCGTTCGACTTGGAACGCGCCCGGTCGGTGCTCGAGACCTGTGGCCGCGCAACGCTTCTGTCCCAGCTCAACGCGCCTGCCGTCGAGCCGGCCGTCCCAACCGAGGATGCTGGCCGAGCGCCGGCACCGGTGGCCGACACCCAGGTATCAAAGCGGTTGTTGGGGCTGCTGGCCGGGGCCATCGGGATCGACAGCGTCGACAAGCTGGACCCGACGATCCCCATGGTCGCCATCGGACTGGATTCCTTGCAGGCGTTGGAGTTGCGCCGTCGGGTCAAGCTGGAATTCGACCACGATCTCGAGGTTGCAGACCTGCTCGGCGGGGCGTCGATCGCCGATGTGCTGGCGAAGCTGGGCGCATAG
- a CDS encoding MbtH family protein: MSTNPFDDDAGSFYVLINDEEQHSLWPAFAEVPAGWRVVTGPGTRADCLAYVEHNWADMRPKSLREAMAGD; encoded by the coding sequence GTGAGTACCAATCCGTTTGACGACGATGCGGGTAGTTTCTACGTCTTGATCAACGACGAGGAACAGCACAGCCTGTGGCCGGCCTTCGCCGAGGTGCCGGCCGGTTGGCGGGTGGTGACCGGTCCCGGCACCCGCGCCGATTGTCTTGCCTACGTGGAACACAACTGGGCGGACATGCGTCCCAAGAGCCTGCGTGAGGCGATGGCAGGGGACTGA
- the mbtG gene encoding NADPH-dependent L-lysine N(6)-monooxygenase MbtG codes for MSGTVAIIGAGAKAVAVAAKAAVLREMGVAVPDVVALECSGVAANWRAGGGWTDGRQRLGTSPEKDIGFPYRSALLPGRNSEIDERMMRFSWQSYLVATDQFVGWVDRGRPAPTHDTWARYLRWVADVVELNVVRGQVVQISVDESQWVLRTPESSLPAETVMLTGPGQPERSMLSGDPRVLSIAQFWQRAGRHDRIVADNVAVIGGGETSASMLNELFHHRVSAITAISPQATLFTRGEGFFENSLFSDPAGWRSLTLAERRNCIARTDRGVFSARVQESLLADERIRHLRGRVARAVARDDRIWITVSTDRFGEPVETLHAFDLVIDGSGADPLWFLPLLSPEALDKLELGLGGPLTGERLEESIGPGLAVRGVDPKLVLPNLSGLNEGPGFPNLSCLGLLSDRILGAELGVTAAEVNPPTGRSGEYQSV; via the coding sequence ATGAGCGGCACCGTAGCGATCATCGGCGCCGGCGCGAAAGCGGTGGCCGTAGCCGCCAAGGCCGCGGTGTTGCGGGAGATGGGCGTGGCAGTGCCCGATGTGGTCGCGCTCGAGTGCTCCGGTGTGGCCGCGAACTGGCGGGCCGGCGGCGGCTGGACCGATGGTCGGCAGCGGTTGGGGACCAGCCCCGAAAAAGACATCGGTTTCCCCTATCGTTCAGCGTTGCTGCCGGGTCGCAACAGCGAGATCGACGAGCGGATGATGCGGTTCAGCTGGCAGTCATATCTGGTGGCGACCGACCAATTCGTCGGCTGGGTCGACCGCGGCAGGCCCGCGCCTACGCACGACACGTGGGCTCGCTATCTGCGCTGGGTCGCGGACGTGGTGGAGCTCAATGTCGTTCGCGGTCAGGTAGTTCAGATATCGGTCGATGAGTCGCAGTGGGTGTTGCGCACCCCGGAGTCGAGCCTGCCGGCCGAAACGGTGATGCTCACCGGGCCCGGCCAACCGGAACGGTCGATGCTCTCCGGTGATCCTCGAGTGTTGTCCATCGCTCAGTTCTGGCAGCGCGCTGGGCGCCACGACCGCATCGTCGCCGACAACGTCGCCGTGATCGGTGGCGGAGAGACGTCCGCCTCGATGCTCAATGAACTGTTCCATCACCGGGTTTCGGCGATCACGGCGATCTCGCCGCAAGCGACACTGTTCACCCGCGGTGAGGGTTTCTTCGAGAATTCGCTGTTCTCCGATCCCGCTGGATGGCGCAGCCTCACCCTCGCCGAGCGGCGCAACTGCATCGCTCGAACCGACCGCGGGGTCTTCTCGGCGCGCGTTCAGGAGTCGTTGCTGGCCGACGAGCGAATCAGACACCTGCGCGGCCGGGTGGCTCGCGCGGTGGCCCGTGACGACCGCATCTGGATCACGGTGTCCACCGATCGCTTCGGTGAACCCGTCGAGACGCTGCACGCCTTCGACCTTGTCATCGACGGATCCGGTGCTGACCCGCTGTGGTTCTTGCCGCTGTTGTCGCCTGAAGCGCTGGATAAGTTGGAGCTGGGTCTGGGCGGCCCGCTGACCGGAGAGCGACTGGAGGAGTCCATTGGTCCTGGTCTGGCGGTGCGCGGTGTCGACCCGAAGTTGGTCCTGCCGAATCTATCCGGCCTCAACGAAGGCCCGGGATTTCCGAATCTGAGCTGCCTGGGGCTGCTGTCCGATCGCATCCTTGGCGCCGAATTGGGCGTCACGGCAGCCGAAGTCAACCCGCCGACAGGGAGAAGCGGTGAGTACCAATCCGTTTGA
- a CDS encoding (2,3-dihydroxybenzoyl)adenylate synthase, producing the protein MPVTSPQQPQPSSLSGFVPFPPDRAAAYVAAGYWTGRTVDSVLRQAAVSWPHRVAVVDGQGSHTYAELDELADRAAGGFALLGITAGDRVLLQLPNSCRFAVALFGLLRAGAIPVMCLPGHRFAELSHFAQVSDAVAMVVAATAGGFDYRPMAEQLTAAHPQLQRVIVDGEPGRFLSWSALPVGDAPRLVTDTASPALLLVSGGTTGTPKLIPRTHDDYVYNAAASARLCGMSNDDVYLVVLPAAHNFPLACPGILGAMTVGATTVFGTDPSPEAAFATIARHGVTVTALVPALAKLWAQACDWEPVTPTTLRLLQVGGSKLEPQDARLVRSALTPGLQQVFGMAEGLLNFTRLDDPAEVIENTQGRPLADADELRIVDGAGAPVAPGEEGELLVRGPNTFNGYFRAERDNVRCFTPDGFYRSGDLVRRREDGYLVVTGRVKDVISRCGETISAQDLEEHLVSHPAVFAAAAVPVPDPDLGEKVCAAVVFGGAQLTLADLNRYLDERGVATHARLDVLVAMPSLPTTPVGKIDKKAIARQVGAASTGPLA; encoded by the coding sequence GTGCCTGTGACTTCTCCTCAGCAACCGCAGCCGTCATCGTTGTCCGGGTTCGTTCCGTTTCCGCCGGACCGGGCCGCTGCCTATGTCGCGGCCGGGTACTGGACCGGCCGGACGGTCGATTCGGTGCTACGCCAGGCCGCGGTCAGCTGGCCACACCGTGTCGCCGTCGTCGACGGGCAGGGCAGCCATACCTACGCCGAACTGGACGAGCTTGCCGATCGAGCCGCCGGGGGTTTCGCCCTGCTTGGGATCACCGCGGGCGACAGGGTGCTGTTGCAGCTACCGAACTCCTGCCGATTCGCCGTCGCATTGTTCGGGCTGCTGCGTGCCGGCGCCATACCGGTGATGTGCCTGCCCGGACACCGGTTCGCCGAACTCAGTCACTTCGCGCAGGTCAGCGACGCAGTGGCGATGGTGGTGGCCGCCACGGCAGGCGGATTCGACTACCGCCCGATGGCCGAGCAACTGACCGCAGCACACCCGCAGCTGCAACGCGTCATCGTCGACGGCGAGCCGGGCCGGTTCCTATCCTGGTCAGCGCTGCCCGTCGGTGACGCGCCCCGGCTGGTCACCGACACCGCCTCGCCGGCGCTGTTGTTGGTCTCCGGCGGCACCACCGGGACACCCAAGCTCATCCCGCGCACCCACGACGACTACGTCTACAACGCCGCGGCCAGTGCCCGGCTGTGCGGCATGTCCAACGACGACGTTTATCTGGTGGTGCTTCCCGCGGCGCACAACTTCCCGCTGGCCTGCCCCGGCATTCTGGGCGCCATGACCGTCGGCGCAACAACGGTCTTCGGCACCGACCCCAGCCCCGAGGCCGCGTTTGCCACCATCGCGCGGCACGGCGTCACCGTCACCGCGTTGGTGCCGGCACTGGCCAAACTCTGGGCGCAAGCCTGCGATTGGGAACCGGTGACGCCAACAACGTTGCGGCTCCTGCAAGTTGGCGGCTCCAAGCTGGAACCTCAGGACGCTCGCCTGGTCCGCTCGGCGCTGACCCCCGGCCTGCAGCAGGTTTTCGGGATGGCCGAGGGCTTGCTCAACTTCACCCGCCTCGACGACCCAGCTGAGGTCATCGAGAACACCCAGGGACGCCCCCTAGCCGACGCCGATGAACTGCGGATCGTCGACGGTGCCGGTGCGCCGGTGGCGCCGGGGGAAGAAGGTGAATTGCTGGTGCGCGGACCGAACACGTTCAACGGCTACTTCCGCGCCGAGCGGGACAACGTACGCTGCTTTACTCCCGACGGCTTCTACCGCAGTGGCGATTTGGTACGCCGCCGGGAGGACGGCTACCTGGTGGTGACGGGCCGGGTCAAAGACGTGATCAGTCGGTGCGGCGAAACGATCTCTGCGCAAGACCTCGAAGAACACCTCGTGAGCCACCCGGCGGTCTTTGCGGCCGCGGCGGTGCCGGTGCCGGATCCAGATTTGGGTGAAAAGGTCTGCGCCGCTGTCGTATTCGGTGGCGCTCAACTGACTCTTGCGGATCTGAACCGCTACCTCGACGAGCGCGGGGTAGCGACCCACGCGCGCCTGGATGTCTTGGTCGCCATGCCGTCGCTACCCACTACCCCGGTGGGCAAGATCGACAAGAAGGCGATCGCGCGGCAGGTCGGGGCGGCCTCGACCGGTCCGCTGGCGTAA